The Megachile rotundata isolate GNS110a chromosome 8, iyMegRotu1, whole genome shotgun sequence genome has a segment encoding these proteins:
- the Ubc2 gene encoding ubiquitin conjugating enzyme 2 yields MSSGAGSSGTGRGRGSSLADNKPESKEAKPNPKMSKALGTSAKRIQKELAEITLDPPPNCSAGPKGDNLYEWVSTILGPPGSVYEGGVFFLDIHFSPEYPFKPPKVTFRTRIYHCNINSQGVICLDILKDNWSPALTISKVLLSICSLLTDCNPADPLVGSIATQYLQNREEHDRIARLWTKRYAT; encoded by the exons ATGTCATCAGGCGCAGGTTCCAGTGGAACTGGCCGGGGGCGTGGTTCATCACTGGCAGACAATAAGCCAGAGAGCAAAGAAGCAAAGCCAAATCCAAAGATGTCAAAAGCTTTAGGAACATCTGCCAAAAG GATACAAAAAGAATTGGCGGAAATCACATTAGACCCACCGCCAAACTGCAG TGCTGGACCTAAAGGTGATAATTTATACGAATGGGTATCAACAATACTTGGGCCTCCTGGTTCAGTTTATGAGGGAGGAGTATTCTTCTTGGATATACACTTTTCTCCAGAATATCCTTTTAAACCTCCAAAG gTCACATTCCGAACGCGTATCTATCATTGCAATATAAATAGTCAAGGTGTAATCTGTCTAGATATATTAAAGGACAATTGGTCTCCTGCGCTTACCATTTCCAAGGTTTTATTGTCCATCTGTTCTCTCCTAACAGACTGTAATCCAG cGGATCCTTTAGTAGGAAGTATAGCAACTCAGTATCTACAGAACAGAGAGGAACATGATCGCATAGCACGGCTTTGGACTAAGCGCTATGCCACATGA
- the PGRP-S3 gene encoding peptidoglycan recognition protein S3 isoform X1 yields the protein MFKNIFTIILLVYVCITHGDCNCPKIIKRNQWSTTDSKSVNYLVIPLPYVIIHHTVTPECSTKAQCTSRVESIRSYHMDVLGWHDIGYSFVIGGDGNIYEGTGWNREGAHTYGYNKKSVGIAFIGNYQDKQASQKMLNAAHQLIACGKSQGVLRDDVRVLGGRQVVSLESPGRELYEQIQNWPEWVAGP from the exons atgtttaaaaacatatttacaataattcttCTAGTGTACGTTTGTATCACTC atggagattgcaattgtccTAAAATTATTAAGCGGAATCAATGGAGTACTACAGACTCAAAGAGTGtgaattatttagttattcCCCTTCCTTATGTCATAATTCACCATACAGTTACCCCGGAATGTAGTACAAAAGCTCAGTGCACTTCTAGAGTCGAAAGTATTCGTTCTTATCACATGGATGTCCTTGGATGGCATGACATCGGATACTC ATTTGTAATCGGTGGTGACGGAAATATTTATGAAGGTACGGGCTGGAATCGCGAAGGAGCTCATACGTAcggatataataaaaaatccgTCGGAATCGCTTTCATAGGAAATTATCAAG aTAAACAGGCAAGTCAGAAAATGTTGAACGCGGCACATCAATTAATCGCTTGCGGAAAATCACAAGGAGTGCTTCGAGATGATGTTCGCGTACTCGGAGGCAGACAAGTTGTAAGTCTGGAAAGTCCAGGCCGCGAACTTTATGAACAGATTCAAAATTGGCCGGAGTGGGTTGCTGGCCCTTAA
- the PGRP-S3 gene encoding peptidoglycan recognition protein S3 isoform X2: protein MRDGDCNCPKIIKRNQWSTTDSKSVNYLVIPLPYVIIHHTVTPECSTKAQCTSRVESIRSYHMDVLGWHDIGYSFVIGGDGNIYEGTGWNREGAHTYGYNKKSVGIAFIGNYQDKQASQKMLNAAHQLIACGKSQGVLRDDVRVLGGRQVVSLESPGRELYEQIQNWPEWVAGP from the exons ATGAGAG atggagattgcaattgtccTAAAATTATTAAGCGGAATCAATGGAGTACTACAGACTCAAAGAGTGtgaattatttagttattcCCCTTCCTTATGTCATAATTCACCATACAGTTACCCCGGAATGTAGTACAAAAGCTCAGTGCACTTCTAGAGTCGAAAGTATTCGTTCTTATCACATGGATGTCCTTGGATGGCATGACATCGGATACTC ATTTGTAATCGGTGGTGACGGAAATATTTATGAAGGTACGGGCTGGAATCGCGAAGGAGCTCATACGTAcggatataataaaaaatccgTCGGAATCGCTTTCATAGGAAATTATCAAG aTAAACAGGCAAGTCAGAAAATGTTGAACGCGGCACATCAATTAATCGCTTGCGGAAAATCACAAGGAGTGCTTCGAGATGATGTTCGCGTACTCGGAGGCAGACAAGTTGTAAGTCTGGAAAGTCCAGGCCGCGAACTTTATGAACAGATTCAAAATTGGCCGGAGTGGGTTGCTGGCCCTTAA
- the LOC100876055 gene encoding CD63 antigen — protein sequence MVSGGMACVKYLTFLFNLIFAITGIVFIAVGTVILVVYSGYNNFMDSWFFAAPVLMIVVGVVVFIVSFFGCCGAVKENHCMIITFSVLLLVIFAMELGAGIAGYMMQGEVSTMVANRLNTTMGEYLTDEDIHKSWDIMQHDLKCCGMIDANDWARAGFPDNTVPNSCCKEVPQGNTCDSNSIHVYGDGCMISLQNAIESNALTLGGVGIGIAIIQLIGVIFACCLARSIRREYQTVETAAH from the exons ATGGTGTCCGGAGGAATGGCTTGCGTTAAATATTTAACGTTTCTCTTCAACTTGATATTCGCG ATAACTGGAATTGTATTTATCGCAGTTGGTACTGTGATTCTTGTGGTTTACAGTGGTTACAACAATTTTATGGATAGTTGGTTCTTTGCAGCACCAGTATTAATGATAGTAGTAGGAGttgttgtatttattgtatcatTCTTTGGTTGCTGTGGTGCTGTTAAAGAAAATCATTGTATGATAATAACG TTCTCTGTATTACTTCTTGTAATCTTTGCAATGGAACTTGGTGCTGGTATTGCTGGATATATGATGCAAGGAGAAGTTAGTACAATGGTAGCAAATCGATTGAATACCACTATGGGAGAATATTTAACTGATGAAGATATCCATAAATCCTGGGATATCATGCAACATGAT ttAAAATGTTGTGGAATGATTGATGCAAATGACTGGGCTCGTGCTGGATTCCCAGACAATACTGTACCAAATTCTTGTTGTAAAGAGGTACCACAAGGAAATACATGTGATTCAAATTCAATTCATGTATATGGAGATGGTTGTATGATAAGTCTTCAGAATGCTATTGAAAGTAATGCTCTAACTTTGGGTGGCGTTGGAATTGGTATTGCTATTATTCag TTAATTGGAGTAATCTTTGCTTGCTGTTTAGCACGTTCAATACGCCGCGAGTACCAGACTGT CGAAACTGCAGCGCACTGA